A genome region from Natronobeatus ordinarius includes the following:
- the budA gene encoding acetolactate decarboxylase, with translation MGEHRRTVLVGLASALAGCAAPATKREQGQNADAGDGSDTLYHVSTIDALSCGHFSDEVAIGELLDNGGFGLGTVNGIDGELAVVDGEAYAVSGDGTATELERSTRTPFAAVTAFEPDATVELENVESFADFGDRVTEELPRTDHFHALRVEGTFEYLRTRSVDGQIEPYPTLEKVLENETIFEFEGVEGSMPTFFIPEQFEGIHPPGYHAHFITADRDGGGHVYDLRADSLTVEIDHLQSVHVELAEREVETYPPC, from the coding sequence ATGGGGGAACACAGACGTACCGTTCTCGTGGGCCTCGCGAGCGCCCTCGCCGGCTGTGCCGCGCCGGCGACGAAGCGTGAGCAGGGACAGAACGCCGACGCGGGGGACGGATCGGACACGCTGTATCACGTCTCGACGATCGACGCGCTCAGCTGCGGCCACTTCTCGGACGAGGTCGCCATCGGCGAGCTCCTCGACAACGGCGGCTTCGGCCTCGGAACCGTCAACGGGATCGACGGCGAGCTGGCGGTGGTCGACGGCGAGGCGTACGCGGTCAGCGGTGACGGAACGGCGACCGAGCTCGAGCGCTCGACGCGGACGCCGTTCGCCGCCGTGACGGCGTTCGAGCCCGACGCGACCGTCGAACTCGAGAACGTCGAGAGCTTCGCCGACTTCGGCGACCGCGTGACCGAGGAGCTGCCCCGAACCGACCACTTCCACGCGCTGCGCGTCGAGGGGACGTTCGAGTACCTCCGGACGCGAAGCGTCGACGGACAGATCGAACCGTATCCGACCCTCGAGAAGGTCCTCGAGAACGAGACGATCTTCGAGTTCGAGGGCGTCGAGGGGAGCATGCCGACGTTCTTCATCCCCGAACAGTTCGAGGGGATCCACCCGCCGGGCTACCACGCACACTTCATCACGGCCGACCGCGACGGCGGCGGCCACGTCTACGACCTGCGCGCCGACTCGCTCACGGTCGAGATCGATCATCTCCAGTCGGTGCACGTCGAACTGGCCGAACGGGAAGTCGAGACGTATCCGCCGTGTTGA
- a CDS encoding phosphoadenosine phosphosulfate reductase family protein, whose protein sequence is MLENFPDYVAVDYQDGTDEDPEDYPHIQNKIEKAIEVTETALEQYENPAVMWTGGKDSTLVLYFVKEVAERYGHELPTAIFIDHYQHFDEIHAFVDRWADEWDLEVVYARNEDIGEYVEAEDLEPGDDIPIEALSEHNQHHVREILEYEEDSFPFLLDTYAGNHLLKTVALNDALEADDVDGVISGVRWDEQEARADETFFSPRHDPDIYPPHDRVHPILQFDEAAVWEAFWNFVVPDTVAAFPDDGYVPEGTDDMPGDLEPEDTPVSPKYWEGFRSLGSEISTEKANDEPAWLQDLEGTTERAGRAQDKEELMERLRDLGYM, encoded by the coding sequence ATGCTGGAGAACTTCCCTGACTACGTAGCCGTCGACTATCAAGACGGCACTGACGAGGACCCCGAGGACTACCCGCACATCCAGAACAAGATCGAGAAGGCCATCGAGGTCACGGAGACGGCTCTCGAACAGTACGAGAATCCCGCAGTGATGTGGACCGGCGGGAAGGACTCGACGCTCGTGCTCTACTTCGTGAAAGAGGTCGCCGAACGGTACGGCCACGAGCTGCCGACGGCGATCTTTATCGACCACTACCAGCACTTCGACGAGATCCACGCGTTCGTCGACCGGTGGGCCGACGAGTGGGACCTCGAGGTCGTCTACGCCCGAAACGAGGACATCGGGGAGTACGTCGAGGCCGAGGACCTCGAACCCGGCGACGACATCCCGATCGAGGCGCTCTCAGAGCACAATCAGCACCACGTCCGCGAGATCCTCGAGTACGAAGAGGACAGCTTCCCCTTCCTGCTCGACACCTACGCGGGTAACCACCTGTTGAAGACCGTCGCGCTGAACGACGCGCTCGAGGCGGACGACGTCGACGGCGTTATCTCGGGCGTCCGCTGGGACGAACAGGAAGCTCGCGCGGACGAGACGTTCTTTTCGCCACGGCACGACCCCGACATCTACCCGCCCCACGACCGCGTCCACCCGATCCTCCAGTTCGACGAGGCCGCCGTCTGGGAGGCGTTCTGGAACTTCGTCGTTCCCGACACCGTAGCGGCGTTCCCCGACGACGGCTACGTCCCCGAGGGAACGGACGACATGCCCGGCGACCTCGAGCCCGAAGACACCCCCGTCTCGCCGAAGTACTGGGAGGGCTTTCGATCGCTCGGCAGCGAGATCAGCACGGAGAAAGCAAACGACGAGCCAGCCTGGTTACAGGACCTCGAGGGAACGACCGAACGCGCCGGGCGGGCCCAGGACAAAGAGGAGTTGATGGAACGGCTGCGCGATCTGGGCTATATGTGA
- a CDS encoding GLUG motif-containing protein — translation MERQNESKRRAVAGTRDADQRTGRKAGASESISRRTALTTIGVGLTGAVVGFSGTVSADEFAGGSGTEQDPYQIETWGQLENVTSNMDDQFVLIDDLDEETAGYDDYAAPSANGGEGWDPIGTSTWRFDGTLDGNGHTISGLAIDRTGTGDDYIGLFANIGFDGEVTNLHVDVPGVTGRNNVGIIAGGSGGEITDCSANGAVTAEDQYQADFAGGLVGRNDGSIVDSHATGPVTGDITVGGLVGKNNGSITNASATGIVEGAMSFLGGLVGENTGTISKSWATGDVSDIDLSWTSTGVGGLVGKNSDDGVIENSYARGSATINGNDNVGALVGENVQQAEIRTSYATGAASGPLANEGGVAGLNQATVEDVYYNSDVMDSAFGEVDGGTGSGTGLSTDEMQGASAEDEMDDLDFDGTWTTTDGYPELAAEDDDESPLEPYTNEDGVVETDGLRDAIDNWRGSEIDTDLLRDVIDAWRSGDPVS, via the coding sequence ATGGAGAGGCAGAACGAATCGAAGCGACGAGCAGTTGCGGGCACACGAGATGCGGATCAGCGAACCGGGCGCAAGGCTGGAGCCAGTGAATCGATCTCGCGACGGACGGCACTCACGACGATCGGGGTTGGGCTCACGGGTGCCGTCGTTGGGTTCAGTGGAACCGTGAGTGCGGATGAGTTTGCCGGCGGTTCCGGTACCGAACAGGACCCCTACCAGATCGAGACGTGGGGGCAACTCGAGAACGTCACGTCCAACATGGACGACCAGTTCGTGCTGATCGACGACCTGGACGAGGAGACGGCCGGCTACGACGACTACGCGGCCCCCTCGGCGAACGGTGGCGAGGGATGGGATCCGATCGGGACCAGTACGTGGCGGTTCGACGGAACGCTCGACGGAAACGGCCACACGATTTCTGGTCTCGCGATCGACAGAACTGGAACGGGGGACGACTACATCGGGTTGTTCGCAAACATCGGTTTCGATGGGGAAGTAACGAACCTTCACGTCGACGTGCCCGGTGTGACAGGGAGGAATAACGTCGGCATCATCGCAGGTGGATCGGGGGGTGAGATTACCGACTGTTCGGCGAACGGGGCCGTTACTGCGGAGGACCAGTATCAAGCTGATTTTGCCGGTGGGCTGGTCGGTCGTAACGACGGCTCCATCGTGGACTCCCACGCGACGGGGCCCGTAACTGGTGACATCACTGTCGGCGGATTGGTTGGAAAGAACAACGGAAGCATCACGAACGCCTCTGCGACGGGAATCGTCGAAGGCGCGATGTCCTTCCTGGGTGGATTGGTCGGAGAGAATACGGGGACGATCTCGAAATCGTGGGCGACGGGTGATGTCTCTGATATCGACCTCTCGTGGACCTCGACCGGCGTCGGCGGATTGGTCGGAAAGAACTCCGACGATGGCGTGATCGAAAATTCCTACGCCAGAGGGAGTGCGACGATCAACGGTAACGACAACGTCGGTGCGTTAGTCGGTGAAAACGTCCAGCAGGCAGAGATCAGAACGTCGTACGCGACGGGAGCAGCCTCCGGACCACTGGCTAACGAGGGCGGGGTGGCCGGGCTGAACCAGGCCACCGTCGAAGACGTGTATTACAATTCGGATGTGATGGATTCCGCCTTCGGCGAGGTCGACGGCGGAACGGGCTCAGGGACCGGACTGTCCACGGACGAGATGCAGGGTGCCTCCGCCGAGGACGAGATGGACGACCTCGATTTCGACGGCACCTGGACGACCACCGACGGATACCCTGAACTCGCAGCCGAGGACGATGACGAGAGCCCCCTCGAGCCGTACACCAACGAAGACGGCGTCGTCGAGACCGACGGCCTTCGCGACGCGATCGACAACTGGCGCGGCAGCGAGATCGATACCGATCTGTTGCGCGACGTGATCGACGCCTGGCGAAGCGGCGATCCGGTCAGCTGA
- a CDS encoding tail fiber domain-containing protein, whose protein sequence is MINETRSSSTAESSLNERLERLESIIESQQETIEKLEDRNETQQETIEKLEKETDERTNRDDSSGFSLVSRRSALAGIAGLAGLGAMSSSASAATPQGQVGTADRPLNALYAQQLQGVPDGETPFDVLVGSERALRFTAGDGGDAGNVIAGHSTNSVDGDGFGATIGGGGESLAPNTVSGSYSTIGGGLGNETGDEQATVGGGSDNVASGGSSTVGGGEHNEASGNRSTVAGGDVNEASGSRSTVGGGFQNTADGTRSTVSGGDQNQAGGTNAFVGGGEKNEASAWNATVGGGYENTASGQHSTVLGGRNNTADGTYSVVAGRNANASRPGQFVFTDSHTETENHSTGIANRFYCMFQNGYYFRTDSVEGNAGVWMGNGDTSWSAISSAESKTNITPVDAKAVLEKVANLELSTWSYNWQTDTRHMGPMAGEFFEAFGLGGSDEGIQTIDADGVLFAAVQGLAAELADRDERIDDLESRVEELERDEAVATPEVTADD, encoded by the coding sequence ATGATAAACGAAACACGATCGTCCTCAACGGCCGAGTCGTCTCTCAACGAGCGACTCGAGCGACTCGAGTCGATCATCGAATCCCAGCAGGAGACCATCGAAAAACTCGAGGATCGAAACGAGACGCAGCAGGAGACGATCGAGAAACTCGAGAAGGAAACGGACGAGCGAACGAATCGGGACGACTCGAGTGGATTCTCGCTGGTCAGCAGACGTTCAGCACTGGCCGGGATCGCGGGCCTGGCCGGCCTGGGAGCGATGTCGTCGTCGGCCAGCGCGGCGACTCCGCAGGGACAGGTCGGGACCGCCGACCGGCCGCTGAACGCACTCTACGCGCAGCAACTCCAGGGTGTGCCCGACGGCGAAACGCCGTTCGACGTTCTCGTCGGCAGTGAGCGCGCGCTTCGTTTCACTGCCGGAGACGGCGGGGATGCCGGGAACGTGATCGCCGGCCACTCCACGAACAGCGTGGACGGTGACGGCTTCGGCGCGACGATCGGCGGAGGTGGGGAATCCCTCGCTCCAAACACCGTCAGCGGATCGTATTCGACGATCGGGGGCGGCCTCGGGAACGAGACTGGCGACGAGCAGGCAACGGTCGGCGGTGGCAGCGACAACGTCGCCAGCGGCGGTTCTTCGACAGTTGGCGGGGGCGAACACAACGAAGCCAGCGGGAACCGATCGACCGTCGCTGGCGGGGATGTGAACGAAGCGAGTGGGAGCCGATCCACCGTTGGCGGCGGCTTTCAAAATACGGCCGACGGGACACGTTCGACGGTCAGTGGTGGCGATCAAAATCAAGCGGGCGGGACCAACGCGTTCGTCGGTGGCGGCGAGAAAAACGAGGCCAGCGCTTGGAACGCAACGGTGGGCGGCGGCTACGAAAACACCGCTAGCGGGCAGCATTCGACCGTACTGGGTGGCCGAAACAATACGGCTGATGGAACCTACAGCGTCGTCGCCGGGAGAAACGCGAATGCCTCGCGCCCCGGCCAGTTCGTCTTCACTGACTCCCACACCGAGACTGAAAATCACTCGACCGGGATCGCCAATCGCTTCTACTGTATGTTCCAAAACGGCTATTACTTCCGCACCGACTCCGTCGAGGGCAACGCGGGCGTCTGGATGGGCAACGGTGACACTTCGTGGTCCGCTATCAGCAGCGCTGAATCGAAAACGAACATTACTCCCGTCGATGCGAAAGCCGTCCTCGAGAAAGTGGCTAACCTCGAGCTCAGCACCTGGTCGTACAACTGGCAGACCGACACCCGCCACATGGGGCCGATGGCCGGCGAGTTTTTCGAGGCGTTCGGACTCGGTGGCAGCGACGAAGGGATTCAGACGATCGATGCCGACGGCGTGTTGTTCGCCGCCGTCCAGGGTCTCGCCGCCGAGTTGGCAGACCGCGACGAACGGATCGACGACCTCGAGTCTCGAGTCGAGGAGCTCGAGCGCGATGAGGCCGTCGCGACCCCGGAGGTGACCGCGGATGACTGA
- a CDS encoding thiolase family protein: MTPDERGRDVVLVDGARTPHGTLLGGLADVEAVSLARTAIDGLLERADVDGDEIDWVSLGNAIQAGIGQVPGRQAVVESSLPNETPATTVNEASGSGLRAITLAADRIAAGRSKFAVAGGFESMTNAPWILPEYRKGRRYGDVTLTDSMILDSLWDVNLDVHMGEITEGLVDREDVSRAAQDRYALESHRRAAEAIDTGAYDPELVPVETPDGIVERDEGPRPESTFDDLAALAPAFREDGTITAANASKLSDGAGVVLLADAEAAADHGLEPMATVADYDLVYRNPDEFNEAVGDVVEGLLERNDLAVDDVGAWWLNEAFAAQSVYVMERLGIPREKLNPRGGAIAYGHPIGASGGMLATSLAYQLHDEGLERGLVGMSVGGGGAIVALLERR; encoded by the coding sequence ATGACTCCTGACGAGCGAGGACGTGACGTGGTCCTCGTCGACGGTGCTCGGACGCCACACGGAACGTTGCTCGGCGGGCTCGCCGACGTCGAGGCGGTGTCGCTCGCGCGGACGGCGATCGACGGGTTGCTCGAGCGGGCCGACGTCGACGGCGACGAAATCGACTGGGTGAGTCTCGGCAACGCCATCCAGGCGGGGATCGGCCAGGTTCCCGGCCGGCAGGCCGTCGTCGAGTCGTCACTCCCGAACGAGACGCCGGCGACGACGGTGAACGAGGCCTCGGGTTCGGGGCTGCGGGCGATCACCCTCGCGGCGGATCGGATTGCGGCTGGCCGGTCGAAGTTCGCGGTCGCGGGCGGCTTCGAGTCGATGACCAACGCCCCGTGGATCCTGCCTGAGTACCGCAAGGGACGCCGGTACGGCGACGTCACGCTCACCGATTCCATGATCCTCGACTCGCTCTGGGACGTCAACCTCGACGTCCACATGGGCGAGATCACCGAGGGACTCGTCGACCGCGAGGACGTCTCCCGGGCAGCCCAGGATCGGTACGCCCTCGAGAGCCACCGGCGGGCAGCCGAGGCGATCGACACGGGCGCGTACGACCCGGAGCTCGTCCCCGTCGAGACGCCCGATGGGATCGTCGAGCGCGACGAGGGGCCGCGTCCCGAGTCGACGTTCGACGACCTGGCCGCACTGGCGCCGGCGTTCCGCGAGGACGGGACGATCACCGCGGCCAATGCCTCGAAGCTCAGCGACGGCGCTGGCGTCGTGTTGCTCGCCGACGCCGAGGCGGCCGCCGACCACGGGCTCGAGCCGATGGCGACGGTCGCCGACTACGACCTCGTCTACCGGAATCCCGACGAGTTCAACGAGGCGGTGGGCGACGTCGTCGAGGGGTTACTCGAGCGCAACGACCTCGCGGTCGACGACGTCGGCGCCTGGTGGCTCAACGAGGCGTTCGCCGCCCAGTCGGTGTACGTGATGGAGCGACTCGGGATCCCCCGCGAGAAGCTGAATCCGCGCGGTGGTGCGATCGCCTACGGCCACCCGATCGGCGCCTCCGGCGGGATGCTCGCGACCTCGCTGGCCTACCAGCTCCACGACGAGGGACTCGAACGCGGCCTGGTCGGGATGAGCGTCGGCGGCGGCGGTGCGATCGTGGCGCTGCTCGAGCGGCGGTAA
- a CDS encoding NAD(P)/FAD-dependent oxidoreductase: protein MTSTPRVLVVGGGLAGLVAARHLAAGGGAVTLFERRPEVGGRVRTLERDGYRFDRGFQVLFTAYPAVTRELDLESLDLRRFAPGATIARAGHRSTLSDPLRDPRAFSATIFNPDVTLGDKLRVLRLRRRLARTDPETIFAGEDASIADFLRQQGFSDRFVDNFAAPFYGGITLDRSLSTSKRVFEYTFRSLSRGDIAVPAEGMGAIPRQLAEHARDAGAAIETGAEVTSVTADDGRATVTVDGETHEADAVVVATDPRRARELTGLESIPTAARACVTQYYALDERADLETGRRLLLNAGEDGPNHVAPLGAVAPEYAPDDVTLVSATFLGDPDATDEELAEATDRALESWYPERLFGRFDLLHTERVPFAQFAQPPGIHDGLPDVRAPEGPVYLAGDYTRWSSIQGAMESGRQAAKAVVKACS, encoded by the coding sequence ATGACGTCGACACCACGCGTCCTCGTCGTCGGTGGCGGCCTGGCCGGTCTCGTCGCCGCCCGCCACCTCGCCGCCGGTGGGGGAGCGGTGACGCTGTTCGAACGACGGCCCGAGGTCGGGGGCCGCGTGCGGACGCTCGAGCGCGACGGCTACCGCTTCGATCGCGGATTCCAGGTGCTGTTTACGGCCTACCCCGCCGTGACGCGCGAACTCGACCTCGAGTCGCTCGACCTCCGGCGGTTCGCCCCGGGGGCGACCATCGCCCGGGCGGGACACCGCTCGACGCTGTCGGATCCGCTTCGCGATCCGCGGGCGTTCTCGGCGACGATCTTCAACCCCGACGTGACCCTCGGCGACAAGCTCCGCGTCCTTCGTCTCCGGCGACGGCTCGCTCGCACCGACCCCGAGACGATCTTCGCCGGCGAAGACGCCTCGATCGCCGACTTCCTCCGCCAGCAGGGCTTCTCCGACCGGTTCGTCGACAACTTCGCCGCCCCGTTCTACGGCGGCATCACGCTCGACCGCTCGCTGTCGACCTCGAAGCGCGTCTTCGAGTACACGTTCCGGTCGCTCTCGAGGGGCGACATCGCCGTCCCCGCCGAGGGAATGGGGGCGATTCCGCGCCAGCTGGCCGAGCACGCCCGCGACGCCGGGGCGGCGATCGAGACCGGAGCCGAGGTCACGTCGGTCACCGCCGACGACGGGCGGGCGACCGTCACCGTCGACGGCGAAACGCACGAGGCCGACGCCGTCGTCGTCGCCACCGATCCACGACGCGCCCGCGAACTCACCGGGCTCGAGTCGATCCCGACGGCCGCCCGCGCCTGCGTGACTCAGTACTACGCCCTCGACGAACGGGCCGACCTCGAGACCGGCCGCCGACTCCTGCTCAACGCCGGGGAAGACGGCCCCAACCACGTCGCCCCGTTGGGCGCGGTCGCGCCCGAATACGCCCCCGACGACGTCACGCTCGTGAGCGCGACCTTCCTCGGCGACCCCGACGCGACGGACGAGGAACTCGCCGAGGCGACCGACCGGGCGCTCGAGTCGTGGTATCCCGAACGGCTGTTCGGCCGGTTCGACCTCCTGCACACCGAGCGCGTGCCGTTCGCCCAGTTCGCCCAGCCGCCCGGCATTCACGACGGACTCCCTGACGTTCGCGCACCCGAGGGGCCGGTGTACCTCGCCGGTGACTACACCCGCTGGTCGTCGATCCAGGGTGCGATGGAGAGTGGTCGCCAGGCGGCGAAGGCCGTGGTAAAGGCGTGTTCGTGA
- a CDS encoding IclR family transcriptional regulator — translation MPATPDEGRGIKSTRTTFAIVEALHDTRRARLTELADRVGIANSTAHEHLATLQELGYVVEEDGEFGLSLKFLDHGTQAKRRYRDLVEASTPALEGLVAETDETVNLVVEEHGQAVYVDRLTGERGVPTNSWVGKRKPLHAISAGKAILAHLPEDRLEAIVAGRELPPATDRTITAREQLQRELEEIRERGVSFNDRESHDRIRAVGTPIVLDGHVHGAVSVAGPAKRLTGEYFRTEIPDLLLGAVNEIELKLTYR, via the coding sequence ATGCCAGCCACACCGGACGAGGGACGAGGGATCAAGTCGACCCGAACGACGTTCGCCATCGTCGAAGCGCTGCACGACACGCGGCGGGCTCGGCTGACGGAACTCGCCGACCGGGTCGGCATCGCCAACAGCACCGCCCACGAACACCTCGCGACGCTGCAGGAACTCGGCTACGTCGTCGAGGAAGACGGCGAGTTCGGCCTCTCGCTGAAGTTCTTAGACCACGGGACGCAGGCGAAACGCCGATACCGGGACCTCGTCGAGGCCTCGACGCCGGCGCTCGAGGGACTGGTCGCGGAGACCGACGAGACGGTGAACCTCGTGGTCGAAGAACACGGACAGGCCGTCTACGTCGACCGACTCACCGGTGAACGCGGGGTGCCGACGAACTCCTGGGTGGGGAAGCGAAAGCCACTGCACGCCATCTCCGCGGGGAAAGCGATCCTCGCGCACCTGCCCGAGGATCGGCTAGAAGCGATCGTCGCGGGTCGCGAGCTCCCGCCCGCCACGGACCGGACGATCACGGCCCGCGAACAGCTCCAGCGCGAACTCGAGGAGATCCGCGAGCGCGGCGTCTCGTTCAACGACCGGGAATCACACGACCGGATCCGCGCGGTCGGCACGCCGATCGTGCTCGACGGGCACGTTCACGGCGCGGTCTCGGTTGCCGGTCCGGCCAAGCGGCTGACGGGGGAGTACTTCAGGACCGAGATTCCGGACCTGCTTCTCGGCGCAGTGAACGAGATCGAGCTGAAACTCACCTATCGCTGA